In a genomic window of Callithrix jacchus isolate 240 chromosome 22, calJac240_pri, whole genome shotgun sequence:
- the CELF5 gene encoding CUGBP Elav-like family member 5 isoform X2, with protein sequence MARPIQVKPADSESRGGDRKLFVGMLNKQQSEEDVLRLFQPFGVIDECTVLRGPDGSSKGCAFVKFSSHTEAQAAIHALHGSQTMPGASSSLVVKFADTDKERTLRRMQQMVGQLGILTPSLTLPFSPYSAYAQALMQQQTTVLSTSGSYLSPGVAFSPCHIQQIGAVSLNGLPATPIAPASGLHSPPLLGTTAVPGLVAPITNGFAGVVPFPGGHPALETVYANGLVPYPAQSPTVAETLHPAFSGVQQYTAMYPTAAITPIAHSVPQPPPLLQQQQREGPEGCNLFIYHLPQEFGDTELTQMFLPFGNIISSKVFMDRATNQSKCFGFVSFDNPASAQTAIQAMNGFQIGMKRLKVQLKRPKDPGHPY encoded by the exons GGGACCGGAAGCTGTTCGTGGGGATGCTGAACAAGCAGCAGTCAGAGGAGGACGTGCTGCGGCTGTTCCAGCCCTTCGGGGTCATCGACGAGTGCACCGTGCTCCGGGGGCCTGACGGCAGCAGCAAAG GCTGTGCTTTCGTGAAGTTCTCCTCCCACACGGAGGCGCAGGCGGCCATCCACGCCTTGCATGGGAGCCAGACCATGCCG GGAGCCTCCTCTAGCCTGGTGGTGAAGTTCGCTGACACCGACAAGGAACGGACGCTCCGGCGCATGCAGCAGATGGTTGGCCAGCTGGGCATCCTGACGCCCTCCCTCACACTGCCCTTCAGCCCCTACAGTGCCTACGCCCAGGCT CTCATGCAACAGCAGACAACAGTGCTGTCCACCTCGGGCAGCTACCTGAGTCCCGGCGTGGCCTTCTCACCCTGTCATATCCAGCAGATCGGCGCCGTCAGCCTGAATGGGCTGCCTGCCACACCCATCGCTCCTGCCTCTG GGCTGCACTCACCCCCGCTGCTGGGCACCACTGCCGTGCCCGGCCTCGTGGCTCCCATCACCAACGGCTTTGCAGGTGTCGTGCCCTTTCCAGGTGGGCACCCTGCCCTGGAAACCGTCTATGCCAATGGCCTTGTGCCCTACCCAG CTCAGAGCCCGACTGTGGCCGAGACACTGCATCCTGCCTTCTCCGGAGTCCAGCAGTACACAG CCATGTACCCCACCGCGGCCATCACGCCCATCGCACACAGCGTCCCCCAGCCGCCGCccctcctgcagcagcagcagcgagaAG GTCCCGAAGGCTGTAACCTGTTTATCTACCACCTCCCCCAGGAGTTTGGAGACACGGAGCTGACGCAGATGTTCCTGCCCTTCGGCAATATCATTTCCTCCAAGGTGTTTATGGATCGAGCTACCAACCAGAGCAAGTGTTTCG GCTTCGTGAGCTTTGATAACCCGGCCAGCGCCCAGACAGCCATCCAGGCCATGAACGGCTTCCAGATTGGTATGAAGAGGCTCAAGGTGCAGCTGAAGCGGCCCAAAGACCCGGGACACCCCTACTGA
- the CELF5 gene encoding CUGBP Elav-like family member 5 isoform X7: MARPIQVKPADSESRGGDRKLFVGMLNKQQSEEDVLRLFQPFGVIDECTVLRGPDGSSKGCAFVKFSSHTEAQAAIHALHGSQTMPGASSSLVVKFADTDKERTLRRMQQMVGQLGILTPSLTLPFSPYSAYAQALMQQQTTVLSTSGSYLSPGVAFSPCHIQQIGAVSLNGLPATPIAPASGLHSPPLLGTTAVPGLVAPITNGFAGVVPFPGGHPALETVYANGLVPYPAQSPTVAETLHPAFSGVQQYTAMYPTAAITPIAHSVPQPPPLLQQQQREGVWRHGADADVPALRQYHFLQGVYGSSYQPEQVFRLREL, translated from the exons GGGACCGGAAGCTGTTCGTGGGGATGCTGAACAAGCAGCAGTCAGAGGAGGACGTGCTGCGGCTGTTCCAGCCCTTCGGGGTCATCGACGAGTGCACCGTGCTCCGGGGGCCTGACGGCAGCAGCAAAG GCTGTGCTTTCGTGAAGTTCTCCTCCCACACGGAGGCGCAGGCGGCCATCCACGCCTTGCATGGGAGCCAGACCATGCCG GGAGCCTCCTCTAGCCTGGTGGTGAAGTTCGCTGACACCGACAAGGAACGGACGCTCCGGCGCATGCAGCAGATGGTTGGCCAGCTGGGCATCCTGACGCCCTCCCTCACACTGCCCTTCAGCCCCTACAGTGCCTACGCCCAGGCT CTCATGCAACAGCAGACAACAGTGCTGTCCACCTCGGGCAGCTACCTGAGTCCCGGCGTGGCCTTCTCACCCTGTCATATCCAGCAGATCGGCGCCGTCAGCCTGAATGGGCTGCCTGCCACACCCATCGCTCCTGCCTCTG GGCTGCACTCACCCCCGCTGCTGGGCACCACTGCCGTGCCCGGCCTCGTGGCTCCCATCACCAACGGCTTTGCAGGTGTCGTGCCCTTTCCAGGTGGGCACCCTGCCCTGGAAACCGTCTATGCCAATGGCCTTGTGCCCTACCCAG CTCAGAGCCCGACTGTGGCCGAGACACTGCATCCTGCCTTCTCCGGAGTCCAGCAGTACACAG CCATGTACCCCACCGCGGCCATCACGCCCATCGCACACAGCGTCCCCCAGCCGCCGCccctcctgcagcagcagcagcgagaAG GAGTTTGGAGACACGGAGCTGACGCAGATGTTCCTGCCCTTCGGCAATATCATTTCCTCCAAGGTGTTTATGGATCGAGCTACCAACCAGAGCAAGTGTTTCG GCTTCGTGAGCTTTGA
- the CELF5 gene encoding CUGBP Elav-like family member 5 isoform X14, translating to MATPSSSAQGAGRGEEMARPIQVKPADSESRGGDRKLFVGMLNKQQSEEDVLRLFQPFGVIDECTVLRGPDGSSKGCAFVKFSSHTEAQAAIHALHGSQTMPGASSSLVVKFADTDKERTLRRMQQMVGQLGILTPSLTLPFSPYSAYAQALMQQQTTVLSTSGSYLSPGVAFSPCHIQQIGAVSLNGLPATPIAPASGLHSPPLLGTTAVPGLVAPITNGFAGVVPFPGGHPALETVYANGLVPYPAQSPTVAETLHPAFSGVQQYTAMYPTAAITPIAHSVPQPPPLLQQQQREGPEGCNLFIYHLPQEFGDTELTQMFLPFGNIISSKVFMDRATNQSKCFGFVSFDNPASAQTAIQAMNGFQIGMKRLKVQLKRPKDPGHPY from the exons GGGACCGGAAGCTGTTCGTGGGGATGCTGAACAAGCAGCAGTCAGAGGAGGACGTGCTGCGGCTGTTCCAGCCCTTCGGGGTCATCGACGAGTGCACCGTGCTCCGGGGGCCTGACGGCAGCAGCAAAG GCTGTGCTTTCGTGAAGTTCTCCTCCCACACGGAGGCGCAGGCGGCCATCCACGCCTTGCATGGGAGCCAGACCATGCCG GGAGCCTCCTCTAGCCTGGTGGTGAAGTTCGCTGACACCGACAAGGAACGGACGCTCCGGCGCATGCAGCAGATGGTTGGCCAGCTGGGCATCCTGACGCCCTCCCTCACACTGCCCTTCAGCCCCTACAGTGCCTACGCCCAGGCT CTCATGCAACAGCAGACAACAGTGCTGTCCACCTCGGGCAGCTACCTGAGTCCCGGCGTGGCCTTCTCACCCTGTCATATCCAGCAGATCGGCGCCGTCAGCCTGAATGGGCTGCCTGCCACACCCATCGCTCCTGCCTCTG GGCTGCACTCACCCCCGCTGCTGGGCACCACTGCCGTGCCCGGCCTCGTGGCTCCCATCACCAACGGCTTTGCAGGTGTCGTGCCCTTTCCAGGTGGGCACCCTGCCCTGGAAACCGTCTATGCCAATGGCCTTGTGCCCTACCCAG CTCAGAGCCCGACTGTGGCCGAGACACTGCATCCTGCCTTCTCCGGAGTCCAGCAGTACACAG CCATGTACCCCACCGCGGCCATCACGCCCATCGCACACAGCGTCCCCCAGCCGCCGCccctcctgcagcagcagcagcgagaAG GTCCCGAAGGCTGTAACCTGTTTATCTACCACCTCCCCCAGGAGTTTGGAGACACGGAGCTGACGCAGATGTTCCTGCCCTTCGGCAATATCATTTCCTCCAAGGTGTTTATGGATCGAGCTACCAACCAGAGCAAGTGTTTCG GCTTCGTGAGCTTTGATAACCCGGCCAGCGCCCAGACAGCCATCCAGGCCATGAACGGCTTCCAGATTGGTATGAAGAGGCTCAAGGTGCAGCTGAAGCGGCCCAAAGACCCGGGACACCCCTACTGA
- the CELF5 gene encoding CUGBP Elav-like family member 5 isoform X1, which produces MARPIQVKPADSESRGGRDRKLFVGMLNKQQSEEDVLRLFQPFGVIDECTVLRGPDGSSKGCAFVKFSSHTEAQAAIHALHGSQTMPGASSSLVVKFADTDKERTLRRMQQMVGQLGILTPSLTLPFSPYSAYAQALMQQQTTVLSTSGSYLSPGVAFSPCHIQQIGAVSLNGLPATPIAPASGLHSPPLLGTTAVPGLVAPITNGFAGVVPFPGGHPALETVYANGLVPYPAQSPTVAETLHPAFSGVQQYTAMYPTAAITPIAHSVPQPPPLLQQQQREGPEGCNLFIYHLPQEFGDTELTQMFLPFGNIISSKVFMDRATNQSKCFGFVSFDNPASAQTAIQAMNGFQIGMKRLKVQLKRPKDPGHPY; this is translated from the exons GGGACCGGAAGCTGTTCGTGGGGATGCTGAACAAGCAGCAGTCAGAGGAGGACGTGCTGCGGCTGTTCCAGCCCTTCGGGGTCATCGACGAGTGCACCGTGCTCCGGGGGCCTGACGGCAGCAGCAAAG GCTGTGCTTTCGTGAAGTTCTCCTCCCACACGGAGGCGCAGGCGGCCATCCACGCCTTGCATGGGAGCCAGACCATGCCG GGAGCCTCCTCTAGCCTGGTGGTGAAGTTCGCTGACACCGACAAGGAACGGACGCTCCGGCGCATGCAGCAGATGGTTGGCCAGCTGGGCATCCTGACGCCCTCCCTCACACTGCCCTTCAGCCCCTACAGTGCCTACGCCCAGGCT CTCATGCAACAGCAGACAACAGTGCTGTCCACCTCGGGCAGCTACCTGAGTCCCGGCGTGGCCTTCTCACCCTGTCATATCCAGCAGATCGGCGCCGTCAGCCTGAATGGGCTGCCTGCCACACCCATCGCTCCTGCCTCTG GGCTGCACTCACCCCCGCTGCTGGGCACCACTGCCGTGCCCGGCCTCGTGGCTCCCATCACCAACGGCTTTGCAGGTGTCGTGCCCTTTCCAGGTGGGCACCCTGCCCTGGAAACCGTCTATGCCAATGGCCTTGTGCCCTACCCAG CTCAGAGCCCGACTGTGGCCGAGACACTGCATCCTGCCTTCTCCGGAGTCCAGCAGTACACAG CCATGTACCCCACCGCGGCCATCACGCCCATCGCACACAGCGTCCCCCAGCCGCCGCccctcctgcagcagcagcagcgagaAG GTCCCGAAGGCTGTAACCTGTTTATCTACCACCTCCCCCAGGAGTTTGGAGACACGGAGCTGACGCAGATGTTCCTGCCCTTCGGCAATATCATTTCCTCCAAGGTGTTTATGGATCGAGCTACCAACCAGAGCAAGTGTTTCG GCTTCGTGAGCTTTGATAACCCGGCCAGCGCCCAGACAGCCATCCAGGCCATGAACGGCTTCCAGATTGGTATGAAGAGGCTCAAGGTGCAGCTGAAGCGGCCCAAAGACCCGGGACACCCCTACTGA